A window from Patescibacteria group bacterium encodes these proteins:
- a CDS encoding ATP-binding protein: protein MSFLTYFLTHNAILTATLAFGLGMWVYFDRRGDFRNVTLSSLLIAVSFWSFSLVLWRMSVEPNQVLFWIRTLFFVGSLLPVLYFFFAYSYVRQDIPRGWKQFLLFLPNAVLFWIAYNTPFLVRSAGESWSLPVFGPGRIFFAIHFVILTIAGLVLLGAASRRQPELDRKHLLSIVAGTIVSFNIVFVAMYGSELTTLAESFWVGNVALMIGVFIIALSIIRHRLFVDLRLVSIEVFVIVALFVVIADIAVARSTVDFSLRLVTLIVLIFYGIVTSRTIMREIRHVRELQILNEQVTAMNAKLIEADRSKTRFVSIASHQFRAPLAGIRGYLDMLNRGDFGELTAAQRPIIVSNLVAANQLLETIETFLDATKIELGKFELYRSETNLREVIERAVSSIKPLAGTKKLMLEVDVPLTLPMIVCDGGKIYHVLMNLIDNAVKYTVTGGITISAAATSKHIEVRVKDSGAGLSDADKRGLFEMFQRGTSGIKVNKDGSGIGLFIVKNIIQAHGGEILVESPGKGLGSTFGFTLPFEL, encoded by the coding sequence ATGAGTTTCCTGACCTATTTTCTGACACACAACGCCATCCTGACCGCGACTCTGGCTTTCGGTCTGGGCATGTGGGTCTATTTTGATCGGCGCGGCGACTTTCGGAACGTGACGCTGAGCTCGTTGCTCATCGCTGTGTCGTTCTGGAGCTTTTCCCTGGTGTTGTGGCGCATGTCCGTCGAGCCGAATCAGGTGTTGTTCTGGATCCGGACTTTGTTTTTTGTCGGTTCGTTGTTGCCGGTGCTGTATTTTTTCTTCGCTTACTCCTACGTCCGGCAAGATATTCCCCGCGGCTGGAAACAGTTTCTGCTGTTTTTGCCCAACGCCGTTCTTTTTTGGATCGCTTACAATACGCCGTTCCTGGTCCGGTCCGCCGGCGAATCTTGGAGCTTGCCGGTTTTCGGTCCAGGTCGGATATTCTTCGCGATTCATTTCGTTATCTTGACCATCGCGGGACTCGTTTTGTTGGGCGCCGCCAGCCGCCGCCAGCCCGAACTTGATCGTAAGCATTTGCTTTCGATTGTCGCCGGGACCATCGTCTCTTTCAATATCGTTTTCGTCGCGATGTATGGTTCCGAACTGACGACGCTGGCCGAGTCGTTCTGGGTCGGCAATGTCGCGCTCATGATCGGCGTATTCATCATCGCGCTCAGCATCATCCGCCACCGCCTGTTCGTCGATCTGCGGCTCGTGAGCATCGAGGTCTTCGTCATCGTGGCGCTGTTCGTGGTCATCGCCGACATCGCGGTGGCTCGGTCAACGGTTGATTTTTCCCTGCGGCTGGTGACCCTGATCGTGCTCATCTTTTACGGGATCGTGACCAGTCGGACCATCATGCGGGAGATCCGCCACGTTCGCGAATTGCAGATCCTGAACGAGCAGGTGACGGCGATGAACGCCAAACTCATCGAAGCGGATCGCTCCAAGACCAGGTTCGTGTCCATCGCCTCGCATCAGTTCCGCGCGCCGCTCGCCGGCATCCGCGGTTATCTGGATATGCTGAACCGCGGCGATTTCGGCGAGCTCACCGCGGCACAGCGTCCGATCATCGTCAGTAATTTGGTCGCGGCGAACCAGCTGCTTGAGACCATTGAAACGTTCCTGGACGCCACGAAGATCGAACTGGGCAAGTTCGAACTTTACCGTTCTGAAACCAATCTGCGCGAGGTCATCGAACGGGCGGTGAGCAGCATCAAGCCGCTCGCTGGCACCAAGAAATTGATGCTGGAAGTCGATGTCCCATTGACGCTGCCGATGATCGTTTGTGACGGCGGCAAGATCTACCATGTGCTCATGAACCTGATCGATAACGCGGTCAAATATACCGTGACCGGCGGGATCACGATTTCGGCTGCGGCTACCAGCAAACACATCGAAGTGCGCGTCAAGGACAGCGGGGCCGGACTCAGTGACGCGGACAAGCGCGGTTTGTTCGAGATGTTCCAGCGTGGCACGAGCGGTATCAAGGTCAACAAAGACGGCTCCGGCATCGGGCTCTTCATCGTCAAAAATATCATCCAGGCCCACGGCGGCGAGATCCTAGTCGAATCGCCGGGCAAGGGTTTGGGTTCGACTTTCGGTTTCACGCTGCCTTTTGAACTGTAG
- a CDS encoding ATP-binding protein: MLPSIGQAIPTLLSPTQAINFMLSIFVLALGVIIFWRHRQHELNQTFFLLTVSVSFWVFSSSMADVVRKPSDTLLWAQLAFIGPFFFSFFFLLFTYYFPNLTKELSLRRALLYILPVILMLPFVPTRLNVLSIELKPWGTDFQPGPMYLVLLSYMVACFGWASRRLMVTYRKSQDALIKRQIVLIYIGVALMVSSGLVTNLILPVFFNFSQASVIGPAASALFVILASYAVVKHGVDHTKVIAAEFFTVVFVLLNFSRLFIASSDSDFIFQSVLFVISVIFGVLLIKSVVAEVHRHELLSVMTVELEKSNKHLSELSEAKSEFISIASHQLRTPVSVIKGYLSLMKDGAYGAVGGAVQDKIDQLYEMNERLIHLINNLLNVTRIERDNLAYFCQDVDAVEIIDHAVKELSLEAKNKGLDLRFRQSADGKVKVFADPDKLHEIIVNLIDNSLKYTQKGHVEVSLEPDRGEGFAVLRIEDTGIGMNPQDLEHLFEKFFRPAQTNSIRQSGMSMGLGLFICAKFLHGMGGDIWVDRTAPGEGTIFAVRLPTVASGVCNGADNDLSGT; this comes from the coding sequence ATGTTACCATCAATAGGACAAGCGATACCTACTTTATTGTCTCCTACGCAGGCAATAAATTTCATGTTATCGATCTTTGTGTTGGCTCTTGGTGTTATAATTTTTTGGCGGCATAGGCAACACGAGCTGAATCAGACATTCTTTTTGCTAACAGTCAGTGTCAGTTTCTGGGTTTTTTCATCCTCGATGGCTGACGTAGTGCGCAAGCCATCCGACACGCTTCTTTGGGCTCAACTGGCCTTTATTGGACCATTTTTTTTCTCGTTCTTTTTTCTTCTCTTCACGTATTATTTTCCGAATTTAACAAAAGAACTGAGTTTGCGCAGAGCGTTACTGTATATATTGCCGGTGATATTGATGTTGCCTTTCGTACCCACCAGATTAAATGTCCTTTCTATTGAATTAAAGCCCTGGGGCACCGATTTTCAGCCCGGTCCGATGTATTTGGTTCTTCTGAGTTACATGGTCGCTTGTTTCGGTTGGGCATCTCGTCGTTTGATGGTGACTTACCGCAAGAGTCAGGACGCGCTCATCAAAAGACAGATCGTATTGATCTATATCGGCGTCGCGCTGATGGTGTCATCGGGCCTGGTCACTAATTTGATCCTGCCGGTTTTCTTTAATTTTTCCCAAGCCAGCGTTATCGGACCGGCCGCTTCCGCCCTCTTCGTGATCTTGGCCTCTTATGCCGTCGTGAAACATGGCGTGGACCACACCAAAGTCATCGCGGCGGAGTTCTTCACGGTCGTTTTTGTCCTGTTGAATTTTTCACGGCTTTTCATCGCCTCATCGGATTCGGACTTTATTTTTCAGAGCGTCCTCTTCGTAATCTCGGTAATTTTCGGCGTTTTACTCATCAAATCGGTGGTGGCCGAAGTTCATCGCCACGAACTGCTGTCAGTGATGACCGTCGAACTCGAGAAATCCAACAAACACCTCAGCGAACTCTCCGAAGCCAAGTCCGAATTCATCTCGATCGCCTCGCACCAGCTGCGGACGCCGGTCTCGGTCATCAAAGGCTATCTGTCGCTCATGAAAGACGGCGCTTACGGCGCGGTCGGCGGCGCCGTGCAGGACAAGATCGACCAGCTCTATGAGATGAACGAGCGCCTGATCCACCTGATCAATAATCTGCTCAACGTCACGCGCATCGAGCGGGATAATCTGGCCTACTTCTGCCAGGATGTCGACGCGGTCGAGATCATTGATCACGCTGTCAAAGAGCTCTCCTTGGAGGCTAAGAATAAGGGTTTGGATTTGCGTTTCCGCCAGTCTGCGGACGGCAAGGTCAAGGTTTTTGCGGATCCGGACAAGCTGCACGAGATCATCGTCAACCTGATCGATAACTCCCTCAAATATACTCAGAAAGGCCATGTCGAGGTGAGTCTGGAGCCTGATCGCGGCGAAGGTTTCGCCGTCCTTCGGATCGAGGATACCGGCATCGGCATGAATCCCCAGGATTTGGAGCATCTGTTCGAAAAGTTTTTCCGTCCGGCTCAGACCAACTCGATCCGTCAGTCGGGCATGAGCATGGGGCTCGGACTTTTCATCTGCGCCAAGTTCCTGCATGGCATGGGCGGCGACATCTGGGTGGACCGGACCGCTCCTGGCGAGGGCACGATCTTTGCCGTCCGGCTGCCGACAGTCGCATCCGGCGTCTGCAACGGAGCAGACAATGATTTGTCTGGAACATAA
- a CDS encoding type III PLP-dependent enzyme, translating into MTTRKKRTSRREVAFADRLTDKRRRTPALFLDLDAIVRNYEALRRSFGSSFEVFFSVKANDDVRVLRTLARLGSGFDVASLGEIRRVLSLGVGPEKIAFSNPVKIPQQLAAARRAGVDLFAFDSEDEIRKLSALAPGAQVYLRLEVDNHGSGWPLSGKFGASPEKAPDLLAAAAAAGLDPVGLTFHVGSQCVRIDNWRSALLRCRDVWREAQQRGLKLRLLDIGGGLPAAYDGTEPAVSEIGPVVAQMAKELLPGLERLIIEPGRFLVANAGTLLTTVIGRAERNGKTIVFLDVGIFNGLMETYEAFWYRLERLGAASSDKTETVTLVGPSCDSVDVIAKDISLPRLEVGDRVIFHTAGAYTNSYKTYNGFSFPRIIICGE; encoded by the coding sequence ATGACCACAAGAAAAAAGAGGACAAGCCGCAGAGAAGTCGCGTTCGCGGACCGTCTGACGGACAAGCGACGCCGGACGCCGGCGTTGTTCCTGGATCTGGATGCGATCGTCCGCAATTACGAGGCGCTGCGCCGGTCTTTCGGCTCGTCTTTCGAAGTGTTTTTCTCGGTCAAGGCCAATGATGACGTCCGCGTGCTGCGGACTCTCGCCCGCCTGGGCTCCGGTTTCGACGTGGCATCGTTGGGAGAGATCCGCCGCGTGCTGTCGCTGGGAGTCGGTCCGGAAAAGATCGCTTTTTCGAATCCGGTCAAGATCCCGCAGCAATTGGCGGCTGCCCGCCGCGCGGGAGTTGATCTGTTCGCGTTCGATTCGGAAGACGAGATCCGCAAGCTCAGCGCTTTGGCGCCTGGCGCGCAGGTCTACCTGAGGCTGGAAGTCGATAATCATGGCAGCGGCTGGCCGCTCTCCGGCAAGTTCGGAGCGTCGCCGGAAAAAGCCCCTGACCTGCTCGCGGCTGCCGCGGCCGCCGGTCTTGATCCGGTGGGCCTGACTTTCCATGTCGGGTCGCAATGCGTGCGGATCGACAACTGGCGGTCGGCCTTGCTCAGATGCCGCGACGTGTGGCGCGAGGCGCAGCAACGCGGTCTGAAGCTGCGACTGCTCGATATCGGCGGCGGCCTGCCGGCCGCGTATGACGGCACAGAACCGGCTGTCAGCGAGATCGGACCAGTCGTCGCCCAAATGGCGAAGGAGCTTCTGCCGGGATTGGAACGGCTGATCATCGAGCCTGGACGCTTTCTCGTGGCGAATGCTGGCACGCTTCTGACCACGGTCATCGGCCGAGCCGAGCGCAACGGGAAGACCATTGTCTTTCTCGACGTCGGCATCTTCAACGGTCTGATGGAAACCTACGAGGCTTTTTGGTATCGCCTGGAGCGTCTGGGCGCCGCCTCGTCGGATAAGACGGAAACGGTGACGCTGGTCGGGCCATCGTGCGATAGCGTTGATGTCATCGCCAAGGATATCAGCCTGCCGCGCCTTGAAGTCGGCGACCGCGTGATCTTTCACACGGCCGGAGCGTACACCAACTCCTACAAGACGTATAACGGCTTTTCTTTCCCGCGGATCATCATCTGCGGCGAATAA
- a CDS encoding histidine decarboxylase, pyruvoyl type, with translation MRSIRAHTADLKSSLADFCEGALDPSRYIVAVNAAAAKVPQRFGHDGSKLLDGIHAFDMAETAAAYLGQTNLIQVSSFCGPGGLIWGYDLARVADLDRKLLDQPDASGHLVPVYDAAPLIEASKALLGTATDSRFRILPGSLCPAAYKSTTIAGPARCFAAFGLGIVEDRAWSACIFMEDVGSFACGGDLAAQRGQITGSMAASVLAVAANQGLRCASIYVACADIDVAAGEVGCALVAAPYLRLAGNAWPRDGLRRLRQMTLDDWLSECG, from the coding sequence ATGAGAAGCATCAGAGCGCATACTGCCGATCTCAAGAGCTCGCTCGCGGATTTCTGCGAAGGCGCGCTTGATCCCAGCCGCTACATTGTCGCGGTGAACGCTGCCGCCGCCAAGGTGCCGCAGCGTTTCGGCCACGACGGTTCGAAGCTGCTCGACGGCATTCACGCTTTTGACATGGCGGAGACAGCTGCGGCCTATCTTGGTCAGACCAACCTCATCCAGGTCTCGTCCTTTTGTGGTCCGGGCGGCCTCATCTGGGGCTACGATCTGGCCCGTGTTGCCGATCTCGATCGCAAGCTTCTGGACCAGCCTGACGCTTCCGGGCATCTGGTGCCGGTCTACGACGCCGCGCCGCTCATCGAGGCTTCGAAAGCCCTGCTCGGTACGGCCACGGATTCGAGATTCCGGATCCTGCCCGGCTCCCTGTGCCCCGCGGCCTACAAGTCTACGACCATCGCTGGTCCGGCTCGGTGTTTCGCCGCTTTCGGCCTCGGCATCGTCGAGGATCGGGCCTGGTCGGCCTGCATCTTCATGGAGGATGTCGGCTCTTTCGCCTGCGGCGGCGATCTCGCCGCCCAGCGCGGTCAGATCACTGGTTCGATGGCCGCGAGCGTGCTTGCGGTCGCCGCGAACCAAGGTTTGCGCTGCGCCAGCATTTACGTGGCCTGCGCCGATATCGATGTCGCTGCCGGCGAGGTCGGCTGCGCTCTCGTGGCCGCGCCGTATCTGCGGTTGGCCGGAAACGCCTGGCCGCGCGACGGCCTCAGACGCCTGCGGCAGATGACGCTCGACGATTGGCTCTCCGAATGCGGGTGA
- the argS gene encoding arginine--tRNA ligase has product MTTLETIKKEILAQLSGLLPPDLAVSATDLVRPPKPEMGDLAFGCFGASKLLKKNPAAVAQELASGYKTGGFIAAVRALGPYLNFDLDRSAYSAAVIGEVLSARDGYGTRAATGERVMIEYAQPNTHKEFHVGHLRNICLGIAVVNLGRAAGQEVIPVSYMGDIGSHVAKCLWCLKKFHADEMEKYRQSPELNRGKFLGQIYAEATRRVDEDEKLKEEIADVQRRLEAREPEWDALWRETREWSLVEFKEIFAELGVEIERAYYESEVEEPGKKLVRELLAKGLAEIGEREAIIVNLEKYSLGIFLALKGDGSSLYATKELALAQLKFSEYQNVSRSIHVVDSRQSLYFKQFFKTLELMGFDKLKTTHLAYEFVTLKEGAMSSRKGNIIAYEDFRDELASRVAGETRQKQPDWSESRIKETAWLVAEGAMKFGMLKQDPDKPIVFDIEAALAFDGFTGPYIQYAHARLSSIIAKASPYAKAAGDKGGVPAATKFGAAEENENALVARIAEYPEIVAGAAAAFKPSILAQYLFDLAQAANDYYRDVPVIAAASAAEREHRLLVIEAACLTIENGLRILGIKAPREM; this is encoded by the coding sequence ATGACTACTCTCGAGACGATCAAAAAAGAGATTCTCGCTCAGTTGAGCGGTTTATTACCGCCTGATTTGGCTGTGTCCGCGACCGACCTGGTCCGGCCGCCGAAGCCCGAGATGGGGGACTTGGCGTTCGGTTGTTTCGGCGCCTCCAAACTCCTGAAGAAAAATCCGGCTGCCGTGGCGCAGGAGCTGGCCTCCGGCTACAAGACCGGCGGTTTCATCGCCGCGGTCCGCGCCCTTGGTCCGTACCTGAATTTCGATCTGGACCGGTCGGCGTATTCCGCCGCGGTCATCGGCGAGGTGCTCTCGGCCCGGGACGGATACGGCACGCGCGCCGCGACCGGCGAACGCGTGATGATCGAGTACGCCCAGCCGAACACGCACAAGGAATTCCACGTCGGTCATCTGCGCAACATCTGTCTCGGCATCGCGGTCGTGAATCTGGGCCGCGCCGCCGGCCAGGAGGTCATCCCCGTTAGTTACATGGGTGACATCGGCTCGCACGTGGCGAAGTGTCTGTGGTGCCTGAAGAAATTCCATGCCGACGAGATGGAAAAATACCGGCAGTCGCCGGAACTCAATCGCGGCAAGTTCCTCGGACAGATCTATGCCGAGGCGACGCGCCGCGTTGACGAGGACGAGAAGCTGAAAGAGGAGATCGCCGACGTGCAGCGGCGGCTCGAAGCCCGCGAACCCGAGTGGGACGCGCTGTGGCGCGAGACGCGGGAGTGGAGCTTGGTCGAGTTCAAGGAGATCTTCGCCGAGCTCGGCGTCGAGATCGAACGCGCCTACTACGAATCCGAAGTCGAGGAGCCGGGCAAGAAATTAGTACGGGAACTTCTGGCGAAGGGACTGGCCGAAATCGGCGAACGGGAAGCGATCATCGTGAATCTGGAGAAGTACAGCCTCGGCATTTTTCTGGCGCTCAAAGGTGACGGCAGTTCGCTGTATGCGACCAAGGAATTGGCGCTTGCCCAGTTGAAGTTCAGCGAATATCAGAACGTCAGCCGCAGCATCCATGTCGTGGATTCGCGGCAATCCTTGTATTTCAAACAGTTCTTCAAGACCTTGGAACTCATGGGTTTCGATAAATTGAAGACCACGCATCTGGCGTATGAGTTCGTGACCCTGAAAGAGGGGGCGATGTCGTCGCGCAAAGGCAACATCATTGCTTACGAAGATTTTCGCGATGAACTCGCGAGTCGGGTCGCTGGGGAGACGCGCCAGAAACAGCCGGACTGGTCTGAAAGCAGGATCAAAGAGACGGCTTGGCTCGTGGCCGAAGGGGCGATGAAATTCGGCATGTTGAAACAGGATCCGGACAAGCCGATCGTTTTCGACATCGAGGCTGCGCTCGCGTTCGATGGTTTCACTGGGCCGTACATCCAGTACGCGCACGCCCGGCTCTCGTCGATCATCGCCAAGGCTTCCCCCTACGCTAAAGCTGCGGGGGACAAAGGGGGCGTGCCGGCCGCGACGAAGTTTGGCGCCGCTGAGGAGAATGAGAACGCACTCGTTGCGCGGATCGCCGAGTATCCGGAGATCGTCGCTGGCGCTGCCGCGGCTTTCAAACCGTCCATCCTCGCGCAATACTTGTTCGACCTGGCCCAGGCGGCCAATGATTACTACCGCGACGTGCCGGTGATCGCGGCTGCGTCCGCGGCCGAGCGCGAGCATCGCCTGCTCGTCATCGAGGCCGCGTGTCTGACGATCGAGAATGGTTTGCGGATCCTGGGCATCAAGGCGCCGCGCGAGATGTAG